GTTTAACATATGCAAAGCAAACCGCAAATTTAGAACGAGGCATCAAAATATGAATAGATAATTTACAatgcatattttaattttttttgtctactACTTTTAAAATAGACCCAGGCAATATATGCAGACTGCATATATGGAAATAGATTATGTCTTTGTAAGAGCAAACAACaaaatttctactttttaCCGCAGCAAATATCACAGGCTGCATTTATAATCTATgtataatttacttttatgaTCAATGACTTATATTTCCCCACACCATATATCCTTTTACTCGTGTTTCTTTTGTATCCTGTTAATAACGTCTATTTAATGATTGCAGTAATACTATGCAGATGTTGTagtatgtatacattatatgaTACTCAAATATTTGGGTTGTTGTAGATTTTATGTGAGAGTCATACTAttcttgaataaaaatttttgaaaacttTGGCAGCTgtcaaaaaacattttttaaaatcttttctcatatttttaaaaccCTATATCTGAGTCTCGCGACtgattttctttatcctaACTTTGGCTTTAAACCAGTTAAATTGTTGTAATCCAAATTTTATGGCTATAATGGCGTTTTGTACTTGTAGTCGCATTGTTAAACAACGaagatagaataaatattttagatgTTTTGCTTTCCCTATTTCATTTTGTGTGAACTTgctatttaattaatcaaaaaacatttatgccttatcatgaaaaaaaaggatcggaTTGTAAcaatcctatatatatattttgctaACATTTCCTAATTTGTCCTAGAATACacatttcttaaattttaagaatctgcaaaatataaaagaaaattaatatatcttttatattttaatacgaacattgtgataaattttttttctattctgaACATCATACtgtatttcataatatattcaaacaatttctttattaaccCAAATGCAAAATTTTCATATGCTTTGCTAGATCCAGTTCACATGTTTGAAGTTCACATTTAAATTGTAACTTAGCGATTACTCGTTCGTGAGAAGGTTGTACAATCAATGGATTATttacgtgtatgtatttaccAACAGAATGTTTTTTAAATGCCGGATATAAGGTACAAGTTCGAGTTAATTGCTACAATGATTTCAAGAGcagtgaataaataataagagtaACCTGTGTTACTCTGTGGTACTAAAATAGTATTTTATGAGTCAAAGCTGAATTactcttatattttatctattttctttgattcACTGTATTGACAAGTTGCGCGTGAATATTGCGTATCTTAATGTACGATCATACAAATGCATCAGCCGATTGGTAATAATTGTCTTATGCAATTAACACCAactaactttttttatttgtcacaAATGTATCAATATTGTAttgttctaaaaataatatttacaagcaGAAAAGTTGATAACTTACCATTCCATTAgctatatacaaatacatcaATGGAAATTGTAATCTGGCACAAATCAATAAAGGTCATTAAACTATACTGAATAATTCAGATATCAATGATACTTTGATagtcataattatttatgaaattatatcatCGACAAACAAATACTATTTTGTACTTTatcatattacattattttatcttatttgaCTTACTTTGTCTACTTGTAATCTGTAATACagaatttgtatatttcttaCATTTCGTTACTAATtctatttcaatgaaaaacgTTTCTTTGTGACTTTACCGATAAATGGCTGGTGCATTTATATTCAATCGATTTAACTGACTCATGGATTTACAAATTATGGCAATACAGGGAAAAGAACTCACTAGAATGAAAACCtgttatgtaaaataaatcacatatttataaatacaaacaaattcaaaatgcatatataaaatcttatcTACATATCAAGGTTATATGaagtattttgtattattctgTACATAATTTTGATTTCAAATGGTTTGCTGCACAagatattctaattattttacaattttttatccaaTAAGAAACTGTCCTGTTTTATAgaatacattataaaaaaaaaaaagaaaaaaaaaaagaaaaaaaaaaaagatatttcattatttgctGAGACAAATCATTGCCAGGATAtctattattaagaatatatattaagataaaAGAGACTATTAAACAGAATGCAACTCAAATATAACATATGACGAGTCAAACGTATCCATATGCCTTACCTGTAAATCCATGTTTAATCTATTTCAGTTGGAACTTATCATAATATCAGCTATATACTAggtatgttataataattttttcagtCCTAGTTTCAATCTTTCCTGAGCTGGATttactttgatttttaattgctGAATAagatcaaaaatttttaaagaaggTCCAACTTTGAAACCTGTTAGGTTTATTATTTGGTCCTTTGTAAGATTTAGCAAAGTCTTTCCATCAATTTTGCGTTTGCTAAAATTGTCACAGTATGTTGCACAATCATTGACACGGAGAAATTGAGCAACGTCAAAAACATTCCATTCGGATGGTACCAAATCACCACAATCTGAACCCTTTGGAACAACATCTGCTAACCttggaatatattttgtatttgcTGAAGTTACCTAAaacgaacaatttttaaattattcttctaatattgttttttataacaGCGAATGTTATAATCGAAactaaaaattacattaatatatgaTGTTGCAGTTCTCTCTTTGGGTGGTGGAGGACTTTGCACATCACTTTGTGTATCGCTCAATGCTTGACCTTGCCCACTTGTTGGACTAGGTAAAGTTTGATCAGGACCAGCGGGTTCTTCTGCCGGTTCCGGCTCTCTACTTCCTTGTTCCGGTAAACTCTCAAGATCACGTTCTCGTTCAATTTTTGTGCCTTGTGCTGGTTCTAATTCTCGTTCACGTTCACGTGCCATACTAATGCGTTCGCTGTGACGAGGTAGTATATTTTTTGCGCAAGATACcttgcttcctttttttagttttctcttAGCTTTACGTTTAAGGCCTCTTGGTGATTTTACTACAAGGAAATAATACTTGTGtataaacagagaaaaaatatctagatCAATCTAATCATATGAtgatcattaaatatatataaattagtattaaataaatatacatatgtatatatatatatattagcatATAAATAAGTACCAGTAGGACTAGTGTGTTTAGTGAGTACACGGGGCCCCTCTAATTTATGATCCACAAGATCACACCAACCAACTGGATAAATATCTGGACTTTGACAATCTAACCATTGATCATATTCATCCTCCCAACCATCAAAATGTACCCTTAACAACCGACCGATCACTCTGGTAATGGTAGCAACACATACTAATCTAGGGTCCATCAAATCAGCAGCTTCAAGCCTCATACCTTCGATGAATCCATGTTGCGGTATTTCCTACGATACAATGTTGatgttattttttcaaacattttgaTACAATTCAAACTTCggtttatgttattatattaattacccTGTTAAATAACTGTACAGGTGCTGGTATCGTGTTTGTTTCTATCAAATATGTATCCCATGTAAACGTGGTTGAATCATAACCTTTTGGTGGTGTAAGTGGTAGGCCATGCTGAGAACAAAACCCAATTGGAAAGATACAGGGAGAACATGAATGATAGCAAAACCAATCAGCACCACTTGCATCTTCGTCATAGCTATCGATACGAATCATaatataatcttcttttaGAACTTGCATAATTGTGGCCGCACAGATAGCAGAAAGATTAAGTGGATCAATAGCTTCTattttcattccttctctAAAGGTATATCCAAGGTGGAGATGATGATTCTTTGGCACATGAAAAAGACCATCTGTAGCATCATCTTCGCACAATTTTACTTTTGAAACACGTTCTAGATATTCGGGATATGCATCCAACGATTGCCCTACTCTCTTTGCCCAACCAACAGGATGTATAAGAGGAGAGTCTTCATGACACCAGAAACCATTATCTTCGGGTGGCGAATCATAATATCTCACGTGCAATCGCTTACCAACAATCTTCTGTATTGTAGCTACTTTAACTTGGGAAATTCTGTTTTTATCTACGACTTCTAAATGAAGCCCGCATCTAAAGCGAGATTTCATACTGTCATTAACTTTATTGTAGAAATTAGTTGTTAATGTCCTTGCACCGGTTAATCGTCTCCTTAAAAAGTCCTTCCAGTCTTTGTACTTATTAGCAATTGctgtgaaaaaatataaaatgatattatatggTATTTCTAGTACAGACGCGATTATGTTTTATCTCATGATAGTATAATTTCAAgcattttcttataatataaattttcaaaactaaatataaatatataatacaaataatcatATGGTATTTACTGTTTGGTGGTATAAGTGGTTTTCCGATTGTAGCACACCAACCAACAGGGTGAATGTCGTTAGAACAAAGTGATACCCAAAAATCTTTATCCGCATTATGGCCAAATCCTTCATACCTTAGCAAAGCTCTATATCCAGATATACGTAATACAGTTGCAACCCAAAAAGAGTCTGGAAAAGCTTCACATACTTCGTCACAGTCAGTATTTTCAACTTCAACTTTCATACCCACTGTTATGTTATCCCATATTTCGGATATAGGTGCCtgtatcaataaaatttcatgGCATATTACTTGTAGATAATTATCTTaagatttacatatttaaatcttaaaaatttacatatgtctatttaataaaatgtaaaaaaaaaaataatttcataaaagatTTACATGTTTAAAACAAGATACTGGTGCAGCACAAAATCCAGGTTCAACCAAATGTGGTGTCCAGTCATAAGAACCAGCCATTTCTgcagttctttttcttcgtactgGTAAATCTTCTGGCATTACAGGTTCTGCTAtaactttctcttcttcttctttgatagGTTCGCtcaattctatttctttttttattatctaaaaaaaattgttgattgAATAAGTTTCATTCTTTCCTACCTCTATTAAACTTACATCTTTCGCAGATTTTGTATTAGTAGGAGACTTAGCATTCATAGCTGTTGTTGGTTCTACTGGATATGATGGGCTATAAGTTGAATCAGCAGTGGAAGCAGTATGTTCTGAAGAACGTGCACATGCTCTACTACAAAATCTTCGTTCTTTTGTATAGAATGCATGTTTTACTCCTATAGCACCACATTTTTCGCATACAGctggataaagaaaaaaaaaaaattgttcgacgcgttaaaaacataaataaacgCAAATTATACTGCTTTACAATTCTTACCTATGCCATCTTTACGAATAGGAATGAAGTTTAAATCAGTATGTGGTTGATAAGCAATCGGTGTTTTTAAAATAAGGCCAGGATGTTTTATAGGCTTTATTTTCCGATTTCGTAGCAACGGTGAACCGTCATGAGTAGTTTGAGTTGCTACGTTACTTACTACCTGTTCTCTATCCTCGTCAGCCATATAATCTTCTAGCGTTAAATATTCACTCATTTCTTGTCTTTCTGATTGTGAGTCATAttcctaataaataaatttaaagttgtataataattaagaaatcgGCATAATATTATAGGTATTATTGTTACAAGAAATATGGCTCACTTGTTGCATCTCTTGTGTATCCATAGTTTCCATGGTTTCATCAGGTTCTGAACATTCGTTAGAATATTGCGGTGCTAAGTATCGTACCATTGCTGTAGGAGCAATTTGATGATTTCTAAGATCCTCATATGCATGAGAGCCATGAGAAAAGAATGGACTTTCACTTTGACGAGGGTCTAACATAAGCTCGTGTGTAGGTTCTCCATGTACCATCATATCTCCCATCCATACCATCCCTAGTTCTGGCATTCCAGGGATGGAAGCATAAACTAGATTCATACAAACATCCAATATTATAGCGAGTGATTTTAACATTACTTTTAACtaaagtaatagtaatagtgtaGAAAGCAAATTTGTAAGAGACAGACTTAAgcatcataatttattttctttactcaCTAAGTGATggattatatatttgatactaTGTAACTATTCTTATTATAGAatcaaatatcaatataaCCGTAAATGTTTAATGACGTGAATTTAAACGAATccaaataaaatggaaatacaAAACATGTTCTAATATGTCGATATAAGtacgagaaatattatttaacctTAATTCACAGTTTATTATTCCTAAAATTAGAGAATACGTTTCTGACGCGTATCGTTCTCCGTATGCatacaattataaaatcgCTAATTATGATGGTCGAAGGTacttaatatatttcgaaaacaCATACGAACCATTCGGGGCTTGCATGTCCATGACAAAGCGTTCTTCGTTAAATCTGTCAATGCTTTCAACCGGTATTACCGTCCTTTATGTTTCTTACATAGTATCTGTTCCATCTCGATTGATGTATAATACACCATTCATGAAAAACACAGCTAGCCTATTTAGAGTCACTTAAAACCTATTCATTTTCCCCGACATCGTGAACAATAGGGCAAAACATTAGGCGGTAGGCATTCGCTTTAACACTACTGATCTCATCTCACTTTTCAGTGCTGACAATCTTTAGGAAAACAAAACTAGACGAtacgtttgaaataaattcacaatcattttcaaatttttttcactATTTTATACAACgggttataaaaaataaatatacatatatacatatgtaaattatcaaatattagttttttacAAAACTATTTGTGATATATCTGGAAATTACgtaatcattatattattacgtgaAATTAtagctaataaaaaaatttgatatctcATTGGTATAATCAAATATTGTAAGTACtacatattttcaaatatatatataaaatatatatatatatagatagataaatacatgCGCGTGCGCaccatatattaaaattaattacacgcatataaacatatatatatatatgtatgtatatatatataataaaatatatgaaagttataataaaaaataaaaattaacactatatatatatatatatataatgttataacgCATAATCATAATGCAAATTTAATCGTCCAATAATAACCTACATAAGGTTTTTACTCTCTATTCGTCCTATTGAatacattacatatttttttattaatatcttatgATATCAATCactaatattaaataatcacgTTATTGAATTAAAGGTgaacataaatatttgtagGGTATTTGTATTCTCACACTTTTGCATTTAATTTCAAGGTAAGCACGTATTGTCATAtgtaatataacatttaatataaaagatgataacaacgaattttattaatatctttgcTTTAAAGTGTTTTAAATGtgtgtatgaaaaaaaattttttttttttttataaatatttttaagtatgTGAAAATACTCATAAAGAATGACTTGTACACTTTTATGAAATGGATcctatataaaactatataataagaataattaactaataaattcttatatatagtGATTAGTGATGGagggaaaacaaaaatatgaagaacTTAAATTATCTGTACCATGGGGACATATTGCTGCTAAAGCGTGGGGTCTATCAACTAGTAAAAGAATTCTAGCAGTACATGGAATTTCAGATAATGCTGGTACATTCAACAGAATTATTAACTATCTCccagaaaattattatatagtatgtatagaTTTACCTGGACATGGATTTTCATCACACTTTAATTCAGGAATACCACTTAATTATTTTAGTTATGtgctttctatatattatgtattaaatgTATTACAATGGGATACTTGTATTTATATGGGTCATAGTTTTGGTGGTCACCTTGGTGTAATGTTTTCTATTCTCTATCccaaaagaattgaaaaattaatattattggaTTCTTTAATATCACCTCCAATATTAAATAAGGATCTTGTCTTTCGCTTACGAGAAGTTTGTGATATCACTATTAAAGCTAATATAGATAAAACTCCTCGATTATATACAGAAGAGGAAATATTATACGCGTTAAGATGTAGAAGAGTTTCAGCTTTAAATTCAGAAGCTGCAAAAGCATTGTTTGAGAGAGCTGTAACAAAAGTTAatgatctatataaatataaccgtgatattagattaaaaacatttatagtACCTTTCTTTAATGTAGATCAATTATTAACATGTcttaaagaattttcaattccctgtatacttattttatcaaattctgAAATAGATTCatatgcaaatattatatcacataTGTTAGAACGAATGGCAGGCAATtggaataatattgtttttgttaCTTATGTAAATGGGAATCATGATGTCCATAATAATTATCCAGAAAGAGTAGcaccatatatatgtaagttcTTGGATAGTAATATTAAAAGCAAGCTTTAGCAGATAAATGTTAAGAACTGAAATTGTACTTATGGAAAACTGAACGATATATTTGATACTTAATGGTGATAGGGCATTGAATAAATGCaactttatatacattatttttaaaatattatatcaaaaaatgaATTTGGTAGGGTGccttatgaatattatatgtattatatatataattaattgtttcacAAACTTTtgtttgaaatctttttactTGGAATTTGTATTCacataacaaatattttattatatattggtttatttattaaattattatatataaatatttttaatgtaaattattttattttgatccatatatttataatagcaGAAAAAcacttatttataaaacatatattaattatattggtaattttataatattatttttattattttgttatataattgctataaaataaagtcatatttataaaactaaaaatgcacatatatatatatataattcagtactttttgtttcattcagTAATCAATTTGATACTTACTAGACCTTTGACTTGTTGTATTTTAATCTTTACTTCATTATCTGCTTGAATCATATTTTGCAATTCATCCTCTAACACTAATGCCATGTGATTCATAAaagaatcatttctttttgtataatgTACATGATCTGATGTAAGTTCAATTTTATACCAACAAATAAGAGCATTTGGATATAAttgcttattattattgcctatttttctaaaatttacaACAGATTgcgttttttcattttctcttatttctattaatgtATGTACTTCAGATAAAGGTATATAAGAATACAGACTTAAATTTAAGTCAAATATTTGATCTATCTGCAacattagaattttttaagtgTAGATTTCAATTTATGACAGAGTATagtatattatcaaataatcttACAAGTACATTAccttatattcattaatatattctgCAATCTTATAACttgaatatctatttttaatgtttgtcacaatattaatatattcattatgctacaaaaaaaattctaataattataaattgcaaagtattattttattcttaataatatataccttatgaaaatttgatttattcgttgtatttttttccCACTGAATATTTGCATCTTTCACAGATACTATTTTAGGTAAATCTTCTGAGAATATAAGTTGTCCCATCAAAAATACTTTCTCTGGTAATATAATGCCTTCTGGTTTTAATAAATAGctaaaacatatatttctaattatttcattaagaatataaaagatgaGCCACATTTGATTGTAACAATcttaatatgcatatattatcaaaattcatACTAATGATATCAGTCATTACAGATTATTGAAACAATTTTGAgatcataaaagaaataataaaggatGAAAAGACATATTACCTGAAAAGTTCATGACAACTATCTTGGCCCCAATCTTTTAATTCTCCCTTCatatcaaaattatgaaaaagtatGATATCTACAGGGTGTTGAATTTGACGATAATCAGATACAGCATAAGCTGTACCTtggatttcattttctttaataatttgttcaaCAAGATGACAAAGTATTAAATTACTActttcataatataaaatttcactatgtttattttttttcaattgcaTCAAACCATAGATAGGAAATGGTGAGGTATCcaaaatacaatttaatttcCTAGTTTCATGAGATTTGCTAATTTGAATAAgagatttaatatattcaagatCATTAAggaacattattatttctcttggTAAACGATATGTACATTTAGAATCAATATCAGATTTAAATGTGCTTAATGTGTAAGAACACTTTAGTTTTCCATTATGTACTTCAGTCTTAATTGTTAAGTTATCACCTTCTTTACAGACTGCTGGAATTGTTGGAAATACAGCCAGTTGCCAACAAGAATTTGCTTCTGATGTATCTATTACGATTTCTTCATCAAGATGTAATTTGAACCAAGTTACCAATCCATCTATAATACTATCATATCTGCATTTGACACATCGTATAGCTTTTATGCCATCTTTTGCAAATTCttgtaattcatatatatcattaaaattaacatgTAATAATACTTGTGGTTCTGTTATATGAttgattttaacattttcaagattttctgTATCATAATATTCATCGTCTGGTATTATAAGCACATTATCAAAACTAAGAGagcattcttcttttattttgttaaataaaactgATGACCTGTATCGGATATATTCACATTCAACAGCAGCCATGTAAAGAGTGGCTCTCATAGGTATAACCATACCATCtttacttaaaatatttttgtgtgCACTAATCATAGATGGTATTATTAATTCCCCAAACAAACCAGCATCAAATGTTTCAGTTACTATCAATTTCaatctgaaaaataattaataattaattttttacaaacagaaatttttattttaattttttttttaataatctaatcAACCTTTCTGGAATATCATCTGGTATTCTAAGATTTGAAGAAAGCTTAggtatcaattttatatcttttgcaTTATTGCGCTCAAATACATCTTTTGCTATGTTAACCATTACTGTTGAATATTCACatgcataaatttttttgGCTCCTGCATCTTTCGCATATAAGCTTAGAAGACCTGTGCCAGTTCCTACATCTAAAACGGTGTCATAGCCTTCAGAAATTCTTTTATGTATTGCTTGTGCAAATGCATTATTTCTTTGCTTATCGTTCAACATTGGAAAGTGCCATCTAGCTACAGCCATACTATGTGCATTTTGCAAATTTCGTTCTGCAGGTAGAAAAGTAGGATCAACTCTCAAGGCTTTTTTCAAATAAGGTATTGCTCTCATAGGATCGTTATTCCTTAAACagcataataataaatttttctatccaaacaagaattttttatacaatttatatctatatattaaagaatcaGATGGTtatgttttaaaattaatgtataaaaatagatatataagataagCTAATAAGATCTCAGTTCTTTGAAATTGTTAGATATTAATCTATACATCTAAAAGCATGATCTCACCATAATTATTACCTTAGAAGATGCGCTGCAAAATTATTTAGCATACGTGGATTATTTGGATAAATATCTAAAGAATGTTTATAACATAACAGAAGATCAGAAAATCTA
This genomic interval from Vespula pensylvanica isolate Volc-1 chromosome 8, ASM1446617v1, whole genome shotgun sequence contains the following:
- the LOC122630889 gene encoding protein arginine N-methyltransferase 9-like isoform X6, giving the protein MTNKHSLLQHVCFKSYFSVFALFFIFTKLTALSLFVMEVEVKDIIEKSLKKAKDHDSLGHVGKAYAYYTVVAELCSPKRAEIEEAFTDVLCEWCMQLELNNRFSDLLLCYKHSLDIYPNNPRMLNNFAAHLLRNNDPMRAIPYLKKALRVDPTFLPAERNLQNAHSMAVARWHFPMLNDKQRNNAFAQAIHKRISEGYDTVLDVGTGTGLLSLYAKDAGAKKIYACEYSTVMVNIAKDVFERNNAKDIKLIPKLSSNLRIPDDIPERLKLIVTETFDAGLFGELIIPSMISAHKNILSKDGMVIPMRATLYMAAVECEYIRYRSSVLFNKIKEECSLSFDNVLIIPDDEYYDTENLENVKINHITEPQVLLHVNFNDIYELQEFAKDGIKAIRCVKCRYDSIIDGLVTWFKLHLDEEIVIDTSEANSCWQLAVFPTIPAVCKEGDNLTIKTEVHNGKLKCSYTLSTFKSDIDSKCTYRLPREIIMFLNDLEYIKSLIQISKSHETRKLNCILDTSPFPIYGLMQLKKNKHSEILYYESSNLILCHLVEQIIKENEIQGTAYAVSDYRQIQHPVDIILFHNFDMKGELKDWGQDSCHELFSYLLKPEGIILPEKVFLMGQLIFSEDLPKIVSVKDANIQWEKNTTNKSNFHKNFFCSIMNILIL